In the Kitasatospora terrestris genome, one interval contains:
- a CDS encoding lanthionine synthetase C family protein — translation MVGDVVGRVAAALARGVVGGSAVALEGAAGAALFLGELARRDARWRAAAHTQVVAAANALAGTGSAGLQYGPAAVLAAVQVAARPGGHYPRLLHTLTAHVAGEQQQRLAADPPGPGVGWSTYDAISGAAGTGRLLLAAVTEGDAQERAAAEPALRDTLRHLVAVSRPVTVDGRRLPGWWVPAHRQPTDADRRHFPRGDVNLGLAHGIAGPLALLARSAELGVTVDGQPEAMHRIGDWLADRADHDAYGPYWEPRLPYDDELARARGERTPPSGFAAAESGGAWCYGAAGVATALLRAALVTGTGAWHRLAVAGAHALLARPHTLAHLKGPSLCHGEAGLVQCLWRAGRIAGDAELTGHALALASRLAGQWDAGAPYGFRHHAPADRALGWDRAQPLVGEDNPGILEGAAGVGAVLLTALPQPDDPDPVWDRVLLLS, via the coding sequence GTGGTCGGTGACGTCGTCGGGCGGGTGGCGGCGGCCCTGGCCCGCGGGGTGGTGGGCGGGTCGGCGGTGGCGTTGGAGGGGGCGGCCGGGGCGGCGCTGTTCCTGGGGGAGCTGGCCCGGCGGGACGCCCGGTGGCGGGCGGCGGCGCACACGCAGGTGGTCGCCGCCGCGAACGCGCTGGCGGGCACCGGCTCCGCCGGGCTGCAGTACGGTCCGGCGGCGGTGCTCGCCGCCGTCCAGGTCGCGGCCCGTCCGGGCGGCCACTACCCGCGGCTGCTGCACACCCTGACCGCGCACGTCGCGGGCGAGCAGCAGCAGCGCCTCGCCGCGGACCCGCCCGGCCCGGGGGTGGGCTGGTCCACGTACGACGCGATCAGCGGCGCCGCGGGTACCGGGCGGCTGCTGCTCGCCGCGGTCACGGAGGGCGACGCGCAGGAGCGGGCCGCCGCCGAGCCTGCGCTCCGCGACACGCTCCGCCACCTGGTCGCGGTGTCCCGGCCGGTGACGGTCGACGGCCGCCGGCTGCCCGGCTGGTGGGTGCCCGCGCACCGGCAGCCGACGGACGCCGACCGTCGCCACTTCCCGCGCGGGGACGTGAACCTGGGCCTGGCCCACGGCATCGCCGGCCCGCTGGCGCTGCTCGCCCGCAGCGCCGAGCTGGGGGTCACCGTCGACGGCCAGCCGGAGGCGATGCACCGGATCGGTGACTGGCTGGCCGACCGGGCCGACCACGACGCGTACGGCCCGTACTGGGAGCCGCGCCTCCCGTACGACGACGAGCTGGCCCGGGCCCGCGGCGAACGCACCCCGCCGTCCGGGTTCGCGGCCGCGGAGTCCGGTGGCGCGTGGTGCTACGGCGCGGCCGGTGTCGCCACCGCGCTGCTGCGGGCCGCGCTGGTGACCGGTACGGGCGCCTGGCACCGGCTGGCGGTGGCGGGCGCGCACGCGCTGCTCGCCCGGCCGCACACGCTCGCGCACCTGAAGGGGCCGTCGCTCTGCCACGGCGAGGCGGGCCTGGTGCAGTGCCTGTGGCGGGCGGGCCGGATCGCCGGGGACGCGGAGCTGACCGGTCACGCCCTCGCGCTGGCCTCGCGGCTCGCCGGGCAGTGGGACGCCGGCGCCCCGTACGGCTTCCGTCACCACGCCCCCGCGGACCGCGCGCTCGGCTGGGACCGCGCCCAGCCGCTGGTCGGCGAGGACAACCCGGGCATCCTGGAGGGCGCTGCGGGGGTCGGGGCCGTGCTGCTCACCGCGCTCCCGCAGCCGGACGACCCCGACCCGGTCTGGGACCGCGTCCTGCTCCTGTCCTGA
- a CDS encoding flavoprotein: MTTEPAAAGPRPPLELPRGQVLLVGTGAFAVVNLPTWAMWLRGSCGWSVRVCLTASAETLVSRRAVAVATGAPVSGPGWDTGQGTIAHQELAAWADLVLVLPATTNFVGKLANGIADDLALTTVLNTEAPVVVGPAIPATALRRPAVRRNLRTLAEDGYHLVPRSRGHSLHEGRTTDGWASDLPAALACAAKALGATAEGETAGAAARCP; this comes from the coding sequence ATGACGACCGAACCGGCTGCCGCAGGCCCGCGGCCCCCGCTGGAACTGCCGCGCGGGCAGGTGCTGCTGGTCGGCACCGGCGCGTTCGCGGTGGTGAACCTGCCGACCTGGGCGATGTGGCTGCGGGGCAGTTGCGGCTGGTCGGTGCGGGTGTGCCTGACGGCGTCCGCCGAGACGCTGGTGTCCCGCCGCGCGGTCGCGGTGGCGACGGGCGCGCCGGTCAGCGGGCCGGGCTGGGACACCGGGCAGGGCACCATCGCGCACCAGGAGCTCGCCGCCTGGGCGGACCTGGTCCTGGTGCTGCCCGCCACCACGAACTTCGTCGGCAAGCTGGCCAACGGCATCGCCGACGACCTGGCGCTGACCACCGTCCTGAACACGGAGGCGCCCGTGGTGGTGGGTCCGGCGATCCCGGCGACCGCGCTGCGCCGGCCGGCGGTGCGGCGGAACCTGCGCACGCTGGCCGAGGACGGCTACCACCTCGTTCCGCGCAGCCGCGGCCACTCGCTGCACGAGGGCCGCACCACCGACGGCTGGGCCAGCGACCTGCCCGCCGCCCTGGCGTGCGCGGCGAAGGCGCTGGGAGCGACGGCAGAGGGGGAAACGGCGGGGGCAGCGGCCCGGTGCCCGTGA
- a CDS encoding GNAT family N-acetyltransferase, which yields MAPELTFRTAEQTDVPALVALVESAYRGDASRDGWTTEADLLDGQRTDAAGVAEVIGKPDSVVLVAEQDGELLACCHLERRGDSAYFGMFSVRPVRQGGGLGRVVLERAERLAREEWGVAELEMTVIEQRADLIAWYERRGFSRTGEFSPFPYGDERFGIPLRPDLRFERLAKTL from the coding sequence GTGGCACCCGAGCTGACCTTCCGCACCGCCGAGCAGACGGACGTCCCGGCGCTGGTGGCGCTGGTGGAGTCCGCGTACCGGGGCGACGCCAGCAGGGACGGCTGGACGACCGAGGCGGACCTGCTGGACGGGCAGCGCACCGACGCGGCCGGCGTCGCGGAGGTGATCGGCAAGCCGGACTCGGTGGTGCTGGTCGCCGAGCAGGACGGCGAGCTGCTGGCCTGCTGCCACCTCGAACGGCGGGGCGACAGCGCCTACTTCGGGATGTTCTCGGTCCGCCCGGTGCGCCAGGGCGGCGGTCTCGGCCGGGTGGTGCTGGAGCGCGCCGAGCGGCTGGCCCGCGAGGAGTGGGGCGTCGCCGAGCTGGAGATGACGGTGATCGAGCAGCGGGCCGACCTGATCGCCTGGTACGAGCGGCGCGGCTTCAGCCGGACCGGCGAGTTCTCGCCCTTCCCGTACGGCGACGAGCGCTTCGGCATCCCGCTCCGGCCGGACCTGCGCTTCGAGCGCCTCGCCAAGACCCTCTGA
- the melC1 gene encoding apotyrosinase chaperone MelC1, with amino-acid sequence MPETGITTTELTRRRMLQGSGVALATVAGLAVVGRTGPEAQAAPAAGHQHPVEGFDEVYRGRRIQGRPSAEHQHHGGWTVLIDGQELHAMQNADGSWISVVNHYQTYGTPRALARAAVLDLQGAALLPIG; translated from the coding sequence ATGCCTGAAACCGGCATCACCACCACCGAACTGACGCGCCGTCGGATGCTCCAGGGCTCCGGCGTCGCCCTCGCCACCGTCGCCGGCCTGGCCGTCGTGGGCCGTACCGGCCCCGAGGCCCAGGCCGCACCGGCCGCCGGCCACCAGCACCCCGTCGAGGGCTTCGACGAGGTCTACCGGGGCCGCCGCATCCAGGGCCGGCCCTCCGCCGAGCACCAGCACCACGGCGGCTGGACCGTCCTGATCGACGGTCAGGAACTGCACGCGATGCAGAACGCCGACGGCAGCTGGATCAGCGTCGTCAACCACTACCAGACGTACGGCACCCCGCGGGCGCTCGCCCGCGCCGCCGTGCTCGACCTCCAGGGCGCCGCGCTGCTCCCGATCGGCTGA
- the melC2 gene encoding tyrosinase MelC2 encodes MATVRKNQSTLTPKEKRDFVAAVLELKRQGKYDTYVSTHNRFIVGDTDNGERTGHRSPSFLPWHRRFLLDFERDLQSVNPEVSLPYWDWTADRAADAGPWGPDLLGGNGRSSDGRVTTGPFAASGGRWTLGVRPDTRDYLRRSLGTAVAQLPTRAEVETVLAIETYDAPPWNSASEGFRNRLEGWRGANLHNRVHVWVGGLMATGMSPNDPVFWLHHCFIDKLWAEWQRRHPDRGYLPTAATRNVVALTGTMKPWNDTTPADMLDHTRHYTYDSGF; translated from the coding sequence ATGGCCACCGTCCGCAAGAACCAGTCCACCCTGACGCCCAAGGAGAAGCGCGACTTCGTCGCCGCCGTCCTGGAGCTCAAGCGCCAGGGCAAGTACGACACCTACGTCTCCACCCACAACCGCTTCATCGTCGGCGACACCGACAACGGCGAGCGGACCGGGCACCGCTCGCCGTCCTTCCTGCCCTGGCACCGCCGCTTCCTGCTCGACTTCGAGCGGGACCTGCAGAGCGTCAACCCCGAGGTCTCCCTCCCGTACTGGGACTGGACCGCGGACCGCGCCGCCGACGCCGGCCCGTGGGGGCCGGACCTGCTCGGCGGCAACGGCCGGTCGAGCGACGGGCGGGTCACCACCGGGCCGTTCGCCGCCTCCGGCGGGCGCTGGACGCTCGGCGTCCGCCCGGACACCCGCGACTACCTGCGGCGCTCGCTCGGCACCGCCGTCGCCCAACTGCCCACCCGGGCCGAGGTGGAGACGGTGCTCGCGATCGAGACGTACGACGCCCCGCCGTGGAACAGCGCCTCCGAGGGGTTCCGCAACCGGCTGGAGGGGTGGCGCGGCGCCAACCTGCACAACCGGGTGCACGTCTGGGTGGGCGGCCTGATGGCCACCGGGATGTCGCCCAACGACCCGGTGTTCTGGCTGCACCACTGCTTCATCGACAAGCTGTGGGCCGAGTGGCAGCGCCGCCACCCGGACCGGGGCTACCTGCCGACCGCCGCCACCCGCAACGTGGTCGCGCTGACCGGCACGATGAAGCCGTGGAACGACACCACCCCGGCCGACATGCTCGACCACACCCGGCACTACACCTACGACAGCGGCTTCTGA
- a CDS encoding YkvA family protein, with protein MSKSVPSRPASGRRARGLDGDAVSRSAWGLYMETKRPGAPGMGSRLAALPRLVRDVLRGSYPGVGRGKLLVLALLVGVYLVSPLDAVPDVIPVLGWTDDTAVLLWFLSGLTRESGRYVEWLAGGAGPEGRAAQAAQKPLS; from the coding sequence GTGAGCAAGTCCGTTCCGTCCCGCCCCGCTTCCGGGCGCCGCGCGCGCGGACTCGACGGGGATGCCGTCAGCCGCTCCGCGTGGGGGCTGTACATGGAGACCAAGCGGCCGGGCGCGCCCGGGATGGGGTCGCGCCTGGCGGCGCTGCCCCGCCTGGTGCGGGACGTGCTGCGCGGCAGCTACCCGGGCGTGGGCCGCGGGAAGCTGCTGGTGCTGGCGCTGCTGGTCGGCGTGTACCTGGTGAGCCCGCTGGACGCGGTGCCGGACGTCATCCCGGTGCTCGGCTGGACCGACGACACCGCCGTCCTGCTCTGGTTCCTGTCCGGCCTGACCCGGGAGTCGGGCCGGTACGTGGAGTGGCTGGCCGGCGGTGCCGGTCCGGAGGGACGGGCCGCGCAGGCGGCTCAGAAGCCGCTGTCGTAG
- a CDS encoding HNH endonuclease family protein yields MSAIRRTAAALSAALLAATGLLAGAGTADAALPTPVSTATAKTYLASLTVAAESHTTTYDRALFPHWITISGTCNTRETVLKRDGSNVVTDSACAATSGSWYSVYDGVSTTTASSFDIDHLVPLAEAWRSGAWNWTTAQRQNFANDLTRPQLIAVSASSNRAKGDQDPAHWLPQSSYRCTYTRAWVQVKYYYSLSVDSAEKSALTSLLNAC; encoded by the coding sequence ATGTCCGCGATACGCCGCACCGCCGCCGCCCTCAGCGCCGCCCTGCTCGCCGCGACCGGCCTGCTCGCCGGTGCGGGCACCGCCGACGCCGCCCTGCCGACCCCCGTCTCCACCGCGACCGCCAAGACCTACCTGGCCTCGCTCACCGTCGCCGCCGAGTCGCACACCACCACCTACGACCGCGCGCTCTTCCCGCACTGGATCACCATCTCCGGCACCTGCAACACCCGCGAGACGGTCCTCAAGCGCGACGGCAGCAACGTGGTCACCGACTCCGCCTGCGCCGCGACCAGTGGCAGCTGGTACTCGGTGTACGACGGCGTCTCCACCACCACCGCCTCCAGCTTCGACATCGACCACCTGGTGCCGCTCGCCGAGGCCTGGCGCTCCGGCGCCTGGAACTGGACCACCGCCCAGCGCCAGAACTTCGCCAACGACCTCACCCGCCCGCAGCTGATCGCCGTCTCCGCCAGCTCCAACCGCGCCAAGGGCGACCAGGACCCGGCGCACTGGCTGCCCCAGTCGTCCTACCGCTGCACCTACACCCGCGCCTGGGTGCAGGTGAAGTACTACTACAGCCTGAGCGTCGACAGCGCCGAGAAGTCCGCGCTGACCAGCCTGCTCAACGCCTGCTGA
- a CDS encoding glutathione peroxidase, with product MSLYDVPLRTLAGEPASLADHKGKALLLVNVASKCGLTPQYAGLERLQQQYGERGFTVLGFPCNQFLGQEPGSAEEIQTFCSTTYGVSFPLFEKLDVNGEDRHPLYARLTEVADEAGEAGDVQWNFEKFLVSPDGAVVGRFRPRTEPEAAELVAAIEAQLPA from the coding sequence ATGAGCCTGTACGACGTCCCGCTGCGCACCCTGGCGGGCGAGCCCGCTTCGCTGGCCGACCACAAGGGGAAGGCGCTGCTCCTGGTGAACGTCGCGTCGAAGTGCGGGCTGACCCCGCAGTACGCGGGCCTGGAGCGGCTGCAGCAGCAGTACGGCGAGCGCGGCTTCACGGTGCTGGGCTTCCCGTGCAACCAGTTCCTGGGGCAGGAGCCGGGCAGCGCGGAGGAGATCCAGACCTTCTGCTCGACCACGTACGGGGTGTCGTTCCCGCTGTTCGAGAAGCTGGACGTGAACGGCGAAGACCGGCACCCGCTGTACGCCCGGCTGACCGAGGTCGCGGACGAGGCCGGCGAGGCGGGCGACGTGCAGTGGAACTTCGAGAAGTTCCTGGTGTCGCCGGACGGCGCGGTGGTGGGCCGGTTCCGCCCGCGCACCGAGCCGGAGGCGGCGGAGCTGGTCGCGGCCATCGAGGCGCAGCTGCCGGCGTGA
- a CDS encoding flavodoxin family protein, whose amino-acid sequence MTSHGDGAAGPRFDGLSALFINCTLKRSPERSHTQGLIDISTGIMQRQGVTVDELRAVDLDLATGVWPDMTEHGWETDEWPVVYSRVMAADILVLAGPVWLGDNSSVMKKVIERLYACSSILNEHGQYAYYGRVGGCLITGNEDGAKHCAMNVVYSLQHLGYVIPPQADAGWVGPAGPGPSYLDEGSGGPENDFTNRNATFMTWNLLHVARMLKDAGGIPAHGNQRSAWDAGCRFDFENPEHR is encoded by the coding sequence ATGACCAGCCACGGCGACGGGGCGGCCGGGCCGCGATTCGACGGACTGTCCGCCCTGTTCATCAACTGCACGCTCAAGCGCTCGCCGGAACGCAGCCACACCCAGGGCCTGATCGACATCAGCACCGGGATCATGCAGCGCCAGGGCGTCACTGTCGACGAACTGCGCGCCGTCGACCTCGACCTCGCCACCGGCGTCTGGCCCGACATGACCGAGCACGGCTGGGAGACCGACGAGTGGCCGGTCGTCTACTCCCGCGTGATGGCCGCCGACATCCTGGTCCTCGCGGGCCCGGTCTGGCTCGGCGACAACTCCTCCGTCATGAAGAAGGTGATCGAGCGGCTGTACGCCTGCTCGTCGATCCTCAACGAACACGGCCAGTACGCGTACTACGGGCGGGTCGGTGGCTGCCTGATCACCGGCAACGAGGACGGCGCGAAGCACTGCGCGATGAACGTCGTCTACAGCCTGCAACACCTCGGCTACGTCATCCCGCCGCAGGCCGACGCCGGCTGGGTCGGCCCCGCCGGCCCCGGCCCGTCGTACCTCGACGAGGGCTCGGGCGGGCCGGAGAACGACTTCACCAACCGCAACGCGACCTTCATGACCTGGAACCTGCTCCACGTCGCCCGCATGCTCAAGGACGCCGGCGGCATCCCCGCCCACGGCAACCAGCGCTCCGCCTGGGACGCCGGCTGCCGCTTCGACTTCGAGAACCCCGAGCACCGCTGA
- a CDS encoding universal stress protein, with protein sequence MELPVTVGVDASPASLAAADWAAREAELRDRPLRVLHALPLMPHLLPGREARPAAESAALLHEVRHVLAVRRPQVRTRTEEVHDLATAALVAAAEDAELLVLGARGHGGFPALRVGATALHVAARAGCPTVLLPVDPPGDGPRDHVVVGVDARRPAEAALEFAFAAARRYGLPLRAVHAFPALPSGAAGGRRGEEAALLADALVPWAAAHPDVEVAADAEPAGAGLLLVEASAKARLLVVGRRPITSVGRLGPVAHAVLHHAECPVAVVPEA encoded by the coding sequence ATGGAACTGCCCGTCACCGTAGGGGTGGACGCCTCCCCCGCGAGCCTGGCGGCCGCCGACTGGGCGGCCCGTGAGGCCGAGCTGCGCGACCGTCCGCTGCGCGTCCTGCACGCACTGCCCCTGATGCCGCACCTGCTGCCCGGCCGGGAGGCCCGGCCGGCCGCGGAAAGCGCTGCGCTGCTCCACGAGGTCCGGCACGTCCTCGCCGTCCGCCGCCCGCAGGTGCGCACCCGCACCGAGGAGGTCCACGACCTCGCCACCGCCGCCCTGGTGGCGGCCGCCGAGGACGCCGAACTGCTGGTCCTCGGCGCCCGCGGCCACGGCGGCTTCCCCGCGCTGCGGGTCGGCGCCACCGCCCTGCACGTCGCCGCCCGGGCCGGCTGCCCGACCGTCCTCCTCCCGGTCGACCCGCCCGGCGACGGCCCGCGCGACCACGTCGTGGTCGGCGTGGACGCCCGCCGCCCCGCCGAGGCCGCGCTCGAGTTCGCCTTCGCCGCCGCCAGGCGCTACGGCCTGCCGCTGCGGGCGGTGCACGCCTTCCCCGCCCTGCCGTCCGGCGCGGCCGGCGGCCGCCGCGGCGAGGAGGCCGCGCTGCTCGCCGACGCCCTCGTACCCTGGGCGGCCGCCCATCCGGACGTCGAGGTCGCGGCGGACGCGGAGCCCGCGGGCGCGGGCCTGCTGCTGGTCGAGGCCTCGGCGAAGGCCCGGCTGCTGGTCGTCGGCCGCCGCCCGATCACCTCGGTGGGGCGCCTCGGCCCGGTCGCCCACGCGGTCCTGCACCACGCCGAGTGCCCGGTCGCCGTCGTCCCCGAGGCGTAG
- a CDS encoding globin domain-containing protein — translation MLSAESATLVRATLPAVGAALDEITTRFYATMFSDRPELLDGMFNRGNQASGAQRQALAGSVAAFASALVTEPGTYPQAVLDRIAHKHVAVGVTEDQYVIVHKYLFAAIADVLGDAVTPEVAAAWDEVYWLMAGALIAQEARLYQDARVEPGHTWRRWAVVERVEETPDTVSFLLRPADGAPAPRATAGQYVSVRVRMPDGIHQLRQYSLSSAPGDDLRRITVKRVHGHGAPDGEVSTLLHDTVDSGDQLDLSAPFGAVVLDDTADPLVLVSAGIGCTPMVGMLEHLAATHSTRPVTVLHADRSPGEHALRPRTRELLRRLPGSRAEFWYQEPDAQEPDAHPGLLDLTGADLPADALVYLCGPPAFMREARTQLIRAGIPARRIRYEMFGPDLWLADATG, via the coding sequence ATGCTTTCCGCCGAATCGGCCACCCTGGTCCGCGCCACCCTGCCCGCCGTCGGAGCGGCCCTCGACGAGATCACCACCCGGTTCTACGCCACCATGTTCAGTGACCGCCCGGAGCTGCTGGACGGGATGTTCAACCGCGGCAACCAGGCCAGCGGCGCCCAGCGGCAGGCCCTGGCCGGCTCGGTCGCCGCCTTCGCGTCGGCGCTCGTCACGGAGCCCGGCACCTACCCGCAGGCCGTGCTGGACCGGATCGCGCACAAGCACGTCGCGGTGGGCGTCACGGAGGACCAGTACGTGATCGTCCACAAGTACCTGTTCGCCGCCATCGCCGACGTGCTCGGCGACGCCGTCACCCCCGAGGTCGCCGCCGCCTGGGACGAGGTGTACTGGCTGATGGCCGGCGCCCTGATCGCCCAGGAGGCCCGCCTGTACCAGGACGCCCGGGTCGAGCCGGGCCACACCTGGCGCCGGTGGGCCGTGGTGGAGCGCGTCGAGGAGACCCCGGACACGGTGTCCTTCCTGCTGCGCCCCGCCGACGGCGCCCCCGCGCCGCGTGCCACGGCCGGCCAGTACGTCAGCGTCCGCGTCCGGATGCCCGACGGCATCCACCAGCTGCGCCAGTACAGCCTCTCCTCCGCTCCCGGCGACGACCTGCGCCGGATCACCGTCAAGCGGGTCCACGGCCACGGCGCACCCGACGGCGAGGTCTCCACCCTGCTCCACGACACGGTGGACAGCGGCGACCAGCTCGACCTCTCGGCGCCGTTCGGCGCCGTGGTCCTCGACGACACCGCCGACCCGCTGGTCCTGGTCTCCGCCGGGATCGGCTGCACGCCGATGGTCGGCATGCTCGAACACCTCGCCGCGACGCACTCCACCCGCCCGGTCACCGTGCTGCACGCCGACCGCTCGCCCGGCGAGCACGCACTGCGTCCCCGGACCCGTGAGCTCCTCCGCCGACTCCCCGGCTCCCGGGCCGAGTTCTGGTACCAGGAGCCCGACGCGCAGGAGCCGGACGCCCACCCGGGCCTGCTCGACCTGACCGGCGCGGACCTGCCCGCGGACGCCCTGGTCTACCTGTGCGGCCCGCCGGCCTTCATGCGCGAGGCCCGCACGCAGCTGATCCGGGCCGGCATACCCGCGCGCCGCATCCGGTACGAGATGTTCGGCCCCGACCTGTGGCTGGCGGACGCCACCGGCTGA
- a CDS encoding sigma 54 modulation/S30EA ribosomal C-terminal domain-containing protein, giving the protein MPTTPRPGPPSPRPWSTSTAARCAPTSRPPPCRRPSTSSILQDRLRSRINRLRHLGDDHRRHAVEPRLRDEDHGAEHRPQRRGLAPDEQRIVRHTSYSLPRRTALEAVLDMEATGYDFHLFTDATTGQDSAVSRDPATGVHHPAAAGPAPDAGDHGAPELAVGQAVERLDLSGLPFVFFTAPATGRGNVLYHRYDGHYGLIVPAL; this is encoded by the coding sequence ATCCCAACCACGCCGCGGCCAGGCCCTCCCTCGCCCAGGCCGTGGTCGACCTCAACGGCCGCCCGGTGCGCGCCCACGTCGCGGCCGCCACCATGCCGGAGGCCGTCGACCTCCTCCATCCTCCAGGACCGGCTGCGCTCGCGGATCAACCGCCTTCGGCACCTCGGTGACGACCACCGCCGCCACGCCGTCGAGCCGCGGCTCCGGGACGAGGACCACGGCGCGGAGCACCGCCCGCAGCGCCGGGGGCTCGCCCCGGACGAGCAGCGGATCGTCCGTCACACGTCCTACAGCCTGCCCCGCCGGACCGCCTTGGAGGCGGTGCTCGACATGGAGGCGACGGGCTACGACTTCCACCTGTTCACCGACGCCACGACGGGCCAGGACAGCGCCGTCTCCCGCGACCCGGCGACCGGCGTCCACCACCCCGCCGCGGCCGGCCCGGCACCGGACGCGGGCGACCACGGCGCGCCGGAGCTCGCCGTCGGCCAGGCGGTCGAGCGCCTCGACCTGAGCGGGCTGCCGTTCGTGTTCTTCACTGCCCCGGCGACCGGCCGGGGCAACGTCCTCTACCACCGCTACGACGGCCACTACGGCCTCATCGTCCCCGCGCTGTAA
- a CDS encoding universal stress protein, producing MSRHILAGVDGTPQSEAAAFWAAEEAERRGTALLIVHVWPWLGTGDVDAFWPGDLRPAALRALTDIERRIRDARPGLAVETALVGDDPADGLVSVARGHELLVLGSRGLSGFAGLLVGSVGLSVAARADVPVVMVRAAKPAGAEEAGHGEPEVVVGLDLRHPAEEVLDLAFEEAELRGARLRAVHGWDLVPAWSATGWMAPQVDTAEQEASRKAALAEALAPWRAKYPDTAVVEEVRLGGAAQAVLTHSAGAALVVVGRRDRPLGLGARLGSVAHAVLHHAQAAVAVVSHA from the coding sequence ATGTCACGTCACATCCTGGCCGGGGTCGACGGCACACCGCAGAGCGAGGCCGCCGCCTTCTGGGCCGCCGAGGAGGCCGAGCGGCGCGGCACCGCGCTGCTGATCGTCCACGTCTGGCCCTGGCTCGGCACCGGCGACGTCGACGCGTTCTGGCCCGGAGACCTGCGGCCCGCGGCGCTGCGGGCCCTGACCGACATCGAGCGGCGGATCCGCGACGCCCGCCCCGGCCTGGCCGTGGAGACCGCCCTGGTGGGCGACGACCCGGCCGACGGCCTGGTCTCCGTCGCGCGCGGCCACGAGCTCCTGGTCCTGGGCTCCCGCGGACTCAGCGGCTTCGCCGGCCTCCTGGTCGGCTCGGTCGGACTCTCGGTGGCCGCGCGCGCCGACGTTCCGGTGGTCATGGTCCGGGCCGCGAAGCCCGCCGGGGCCGAGGAGGCCGGGCACGGCGAGCCCGAGGTCGTCGTCGGGCTGGACCTCCGCCACCCCGCCGAGGAGGTCCTGGACCTGGCCTTCGAAGAGGCCGAACTGCGGGGCGCCCGCCTGCGGGCCGTCCACGGCTGGGACCTGGTGCCGGCCTGGTCGGCCACCGGCTGGATGGCGCCCCAGGTGGACACGGCCGAGCAGGAGGCGAGCCGGAAGGCCGCGCTGGCCGAGGCGCTGGCCCCTTGGCGGGCCAAGTACCCCGACACCGCGGTGGTCGAGGAGGTCCGGCTCGGCGGAGCGGCCCAGGCCGTCCTCACCCACAGCGCGGGAGCCGCCCTGGTGGTCGTCGGCCGCCGCGACCGGCCGCTCGGGCTCGGTGCCAGGCTCGGATCGGTCGCCCACGCCGTACTCCACCATGCGCAGGCCGCGGTGGCCGTGGTGTCCCACGCCTGA